A portion of the Paenibacillus hamazuiensis genome contains these proteins:
- a CDS encoding MFS transporter: MSQSVEQLNHRRIAANIFKGSVGNLIEWYDWYVYAAFAVYFSSEFFPKGDQTSQLLNTAAIFAVGFLMRPIGSLLLGRYADRHGRRAALTLSISVMAGGSLIIACTPGYNSIGVLAPVILVLARLLQGLSLGGEYGTSATYLSEMASRGRRGFYSSFQYVTLIAGQLVALGIQIILQQILSEPDMKAWGWRIPFVIGALGALAVLWLRRSMDESEQYAKMNSASRSEAGTMRALMKHPKAVLTVVGLTLGGTVAFYTYTTYLQKFMVNTTGLPKEVVSWINFAALLVFTILQPLVGMLSDRVGRRPLLIGFGVLGTLLTVPLFLILEQAKNPVGAFLLMMIGLVIVSGYTSINAIVKAELFPTKVRALGVGFPYGVTVAIFGGTAEYIALWFKSIGSEQLFYYYVAACIAVSFIVYWRMNESSKHSRIEAELDEDPKSANPNRKK, from the coding sequence ATGAGTCAATCCGTAGAGCAGCTAAATCATCGGCGCATCGCGGCCAACATTTTCAAAGGTTCGGTCGGAAACCTGATCGAATGGTACGATTGGTACGTTTATGCCGCATTCGCCGTTTATTTCTCGTCCGAGTTTTTCCCCAAGGGGGACCAGACCAGCCAGCTGCTGAATACAGCGGCGATTTTCGCCGTCGGCTTTTTGATGCGCCCGATAGGGAGCTTGCTGCTGGGCCGCTACGCCGACCGCCACGGCCGCCGTGCCGCGCTGACGCTGTCCATCAGCGTGATGGCCGGCGGTTCGCTGATCATCGCCTGCACGCCCGGCTATAACTCCATCGGCGTGCTGGCTCCCGTTATCCTTGTTCTCGCCCGCCTGCTGCAAGGCTTGTCGCTGGGAGGGGAATACGGAACGTCGGCGACGTACCTGTCGGAAATGGCCAGCCGCGGCCGCCGCGGCTTTTACTCCAGCTTCCAATATGTCACGCTGATTGCCGGGCAGCTGGTGGCGCTGGGCATTCAGATCATTCTGCAGCAGATTCTCAGCGAGCCCGATATGAAGGCGTGGGGTTGGCGCATTCCGTTTGTCATCGGGGCGCTGGGGGCGCTTGCCGTATTGTGGCTGCGACGCTCGATGGACGAATCGGAGCAGTATGCGAAAATGAATTCCGCCAGCCGGTCCGAAGCGGGAACGATGCGGGCCCTGATGAAGCATCCGAAAGCGGTGCTGACCGTAGTCGGCCTGACGCTGGGAGGAACCGTCGCCTTTTACACGTACACTACGTATTTGCAGAAGTTCATGGTGAACACGACAGGGCTTCCCAAGGAGGTCGTGAGTTGGATCAACTTCGCCGCTCTGCTGGTCTTTACGATTCTTCAGCCTCTCGTCGGCATGCTGTCCGACCGGGTGGGACGGCGTCCGCTGCTGATCGGCTTCGGTGTTCTCGGAACTCTGCTTACCGTGCCGCTGTTCCTGATTCTGGAGCAGGCGAAAAATCCGGTCGGCGCGTTCCTGCTTATGATGATAGGCCTTGTCATCGTATCCGGCTATACTTCCATTAACGCAATCGTGAAAGCGGAGCTGTTCCCGACGAAAGTCCGCGCCCTCGGCGTAGGTTTCCCGTACGGAGTGACCGTGGCCATATTCGGCGGGACCGCGGAGTACATCGCGTTATGGTTTAAGAGCATCGGCTCCGAGCAGCTCTTTTATTACTACGTAGCCGCATGTATCGCCGTAAGCTTCATCGTGTACTGGAGGATGAACGAGTCTTCGAAGCACTCCCGCATCGAAGCCGAGCTGGATGAAGACCCGAAGTCCGCTAACCCGAATCGGAAAAAGTAA
- a CDS encoding LytS/YhcK type 5TM receptor domain-containing protein, with product MHILIELIKNISVIALAALLLGQIDFFRSFFYEKNSFARIAVLSALFGFMSVIGTVDGVPVNGALANTRIVGAVVGGVAGGPVVGVISGLIGGIHRYSLGGFTAAACGVSTVFCGLFGGLFGLKFGMSRINWRHILMLGAGAEIIQKTLVLALAKPFEAALDLELKIALPTTAATVVGIAIFMRIFIQIKMMQDQSGAAAANLALDIASRTLPQLRTGLNEKSAEHTAETIYKMTAVDAIAITDFTKVLSYKGIGEHLPEGKAISLEAIKTVLKEKRVKIAARRSDVKELSAPSPLKTGVGVPLYHKNEPVGTLQFYFANSSKLTQTNLKLIDGLAKLLSVQIELAEAENQYRMRQQAELKALQAQINPHFLFNTLSTIMSYCRINPDLARSLLGSLSDLLRRSLNNKSHYHSLKEELDGVVSYLEIEKVRFANRLHISMNIDPAVLNVPVPILTLQPLVENAVRHGLFPKTNDCRLVIGASKIRNQVRIVVEDNGVGIQEQRLSDILSERTKGIGLSNVHNRLRSIYGKEYGVRVKSAPGRGTTITVDIPGHAHFLKESDGACL from the coding sequence ATGCACATCCTGATTGAGCTTATCAAAAACATTTCCGTCATTGCGTTAGCCGCACTGCTTCTGGGACAAATCGATTTTTTCCGAAGCTTCTTTTACGAGAAAAACAGCTTCGCGCGAATCGCCGTCCTGTCGGCATTATTCGGTTTTATGTCCGTCATCGGCACCGTCGACGGCGTTCCGGTAAACGGCGCATTGGCCAATACCCGGATCGTGGGAGCCGTTGTCGGCGGAGTCGCCGGAGGGCCTGTGGTCGGGGTTATATCCGGTTTGATCGGCGGCATTCACCGATATTCGCTCGGCGGATTTACCGCAGCCGCTTGCGGGGTCTCCACCGTTTTTTGCGGTTTGTTCGGCGGACTGTTCGGGCTAAAGTTCGGCATGTCCAGGATCAATTGGCGGCATATCCTGATGCTGGGCGCAGGGGCGGAAATCATCCAGAAAACGCTGGTTTTAGCGCTGGCGAAGCCGTTCGAGGCTGCGCTCGATCTGGAGTTAAAAATCGCCCTGCCGACTACGGCCGCAACAGTCGTGGGCATTGCGATATTCATGCGAATCTTTATCCAGATCAAAATGATGCAGGACCAGTCCGGCGCCGCAGCCGCCAATCTTGCGCTCGATATCGCCAGCCGTACCCTTCCGCAGCTGCGAACGGGCCTGAATGAAAAATCCGCGGAACACACGGCGGAGACGATATATAAAATGACGGCGGTGGATGCGATCGCCATTACGGATTTCACGAAGGTATTAAGCTACAAAGGCATCGGTGAGCACCTCCCCGAAGGTAAAGCGATCAGCCTTGAGGCGATAAAAACCGTCCTGAAGGAAAAGAGAGTAAAGATCGCCGCGCGCCGCAGCGATGTGAAGGAACTGTCCGCCCCTTCGCCGTTAAAAACGGGGGTAGGCGTTCCGCTGTACCATAAGAACGAGCCGGTCGGCACCTTGCAATTCTACTTTGCGAACAGCTCCAAGCTGACGCAAACCAACCTCAAATTGATCGACGGATTGGCCAAGCTGCTGTCGGTTCAAATCGAGCTGGCCGAGGCCGAAAACCAATACAGAATGCGCCAGCAGGCCGAATTAAAAGCGCTTCAGGCGCAAATCAATCCGCATTTTCTGTTCAACACGCTGAGTACGATCATGTCCTACTGCCGAATAAACCCGGACTTGGCAAGGAGTCTCCTCGGCAGTTTAAGCGATCTGCTGCGGCGCAGCTTAAACAACAAGAGCCATTATCATAGCCTGAAAGAGGAGCTGGACGGAGTCGTCTCTTACCTGGAGATTGAAAAAGTCCGATTCGCGAACCGGCTGCACATATCCATGAATATCGATCCGGCCGTGCTAAACGTACCCGTTCCGATCCTGACCCTGCAGCCTCTGGTCGAAAATGCGGTTCGCCACGGTCTTTTCCCGAAAACGAACGATTGCAGGCTGGTTATCGGCGCCAGCAAAATACGCAATCAAGTGCGCATCGTCGTTGAGGACAACGGCGTCGGCATTCAGGAGCAGCGATTGTCCGATATTCTGAGCGAACGCACGAAAGGAATCGGGCTCTCCAACGTCCACAACCGGCTCCGTTCGATATACGGAAAAGAATACGGGGTCCGGGTCAAAAGCGCGCCGGGCCGCGGCACGACGATAACCGTCGATATCCCCGGCCACGCCCATTTTTTGAAGGAGAGCGATGGAGCATGTTTATAA
- a CDS encoding LytR/AlgR family response regulator transcription factor, with translation MFIKTMIIDDEPAVCSELEYMLQKYIDLRIVAVRHNPLEALPQIIELEPDLLFLDIEMPGMNGLELAKKLNQMPNPPFIIFSTAFQEYALEAFDTPAVSYLTKPIMEQKLDDAIKKVKSLQARSKISEGKGYAGEERICVRKQNRLIPISVGDIRYAYVEEKELFVATKDSVAPCDLSLHELEAILNKTGYFFRTHRNYIVNLKHIVEIVPWFHSTYLLTMNEAGRTKVPVSRGKIKAFRSMMNL, from the coding sequence ATGTTTATAAAAACGATGATCATTGACGACGAACCGGCCGTTTGTTCCGAATTGGAATACATGCTGCAAAAATATATCGACCTGCGGATCGTTGCGGTCCGGCACAATCCGCTCGAGGCCCTGCCGCAAATCATAGAGCTCGAACCCGATTTGCTTTTTCTCGATATCGAAATGCCGGGAATGAACGGTTTGGAGCTGGCCAAAAAGCTGAATCAAATGCCGAACCCTCCGTTCATTATCTTTTCGACGGCTTTTCAGGAATACGCCCTGGAAGCGTTCGACACACCTGCCGTCAGTTATTTGACGAAACCCATTATGGAACAAAAGCTGGACGACGCCATCAAAAAAGTCAAATCGCTTCAGGCAAGATCGAAAATCAGCGAAGGAAAAGGATATGCGGGCGAAGAGAGGATCTGCGTGCGGAAGCAAAACCGGCTTATCCCGATATCCGTCGGGGACATCCGTTATGCGTACGTAGAGGAAAAAGAGCTGTTCGTGGCGACGAAGGACAGTGTCGCCCCCTGCGATCTGTCGCTGCACGAGCTGGAAGCCATCCTGAACAAAACCGGCTATTTCTTTCGTACCCACCGGAATTATATCGTCAACCTGAAGCACATTGTCGAAATCGTACCCTGGTTTCACAGCACTTACCTGCTCACGATGAACGAGGCGGGCCGCACCAAGGTGCCGGTAAGCAGAGGGAAAATAAAAGCGTTCAGAAGCATGATGAACCTGTAG
- a CDS encoding glycoside hydrolase family 88/105 protein → MSKVWSKTMADSFIKKYPLVADMPFQKRRCWNYENGCALTAMERMWRTTGDDRYYDYIKENMDVFIREDGTIDTYNLNEYNVDMINQGKTLFLLYEKTGEDKYRKAIELLVTQLKGHPRTSEGGLWHKKIYPFQMWLDGVYMTSPLLAQYAATFNDPHWFDDVANEILLMEKVSRDPATGLLYHGWDESREQRWANKETGCSPHFWSRAIGWYVMAIVDVLDFLPLGHPQRGQIIGIFHRLAEALIKVQDETSGLWYQVLDQGGREGNYLEASGSSMFTCALAKGANKGYLGGSAMKAAQRGFQGLLERCVEEEPGGTYRLNHICSVAGLGGNPYRDGSFEYYISEPTRADDPKGFAPFIMACLEIEAAGAVE, encoded by the coding sequence GTGAGTAAAGTATGGTCCAAGACGATGGCCGATTCTTTCATCAAAAAGTATCCGCTCGTCGCCGATATGCCTTTTCAGAAAAGAAGATGCTGGAACTATGAAAACGGCTGCGCATTGACCGCGATGGAGCGGATGTGGCGCACGACCGGGGATGACCGCTACTACGACTACATTAAGGAAAATATGGATGTGTTCATCCGCGAGGACGGCACCATCGATACGTATAATCTGAACGAGTACAACGTGGACATGATCAATCAGGGCAAGACGTTGTTCCTGCTCTATGAAAAGACGGGCGAGGACAAATATCGCAAGGCGATCGAGCTGCTGGTCACCCAGCTCAAGGGGCATCCGCGCACGAGCGAGGGCGGACTTTGGCACAAGAAAATATACCCGTTCCAAATGTGGCTCGACGGCGTATACATGACTTCGCCGCTGCTTGCGCAGTATGCCGCGACGTTTAACGATCCGCATTGGTTCGACGATGTGGCGAACGAGATTTTGCTGATGGAAAAAGTATCCCGCGACCCGGCTACGGGGCTGCTGTACCACGGCTGGGACGAAAGCAGGGAGCAGCGCTGGGCGAACAAGGAAACCGGCTGCTCGCCGCATTTCTGGAGCCGCGCCATCGGCTGGTACGTTATGGCGATCGTCGATGTGCTGGACTTCCTTCCGCTCGGACATCCGCAGCGCGGACAAATCATCGGCATCTTCCACCGCCTGGCGGAAGCGCTGATCAAGGTGCAGGACGAAACGTCCGGATTATGGTATCAGGTGCTCGATCAAGGGGGGCGCGAGGGCAATTATTTGGAAGCTTCCGGCTCGTCGATGTTCACGTGTGCGCTCGCCAAAGGCGCCAATAAAGGCTACCTCGGCGGCAGCGCAATGAAAGCTGCGCAGCGCGGATTTCAAGGCCTTCTCGAGCGCTGCGTCGAAGAAGAGCCGGGCGGCACTTACCGCCTGAACCATATTTGCAGCGTCGCCGGACTCGGCGGCAACCCGTACCGCGACGGCTCATTCGAGTATTACATCAGCGAACCGACGCGCGCCGACGACCCGAAAGGCTTTGCGCCGTTCATCATGGCCTGCCTCGAAATCGAAGCGGCCGGCGCGGTCGAGTAA